One Salvia splendens isolate huo1 chromosome 12, SspV2, whole genome shotgun sequence genomic window carries:
- the LOC121759153 gene encoding uncharacterized protein LOC121759153, with amino-acid sequence MYSFSSIFLASLSSVMLKILGLIHRHVYMSKSSLAEEEKGSMDENSVSFGSCLVAKNSKCQILSANNVSGFLEEPKAVGFVVQELFVGPDNFIVGSDQIIASEIMGLDEKMEKFGQGSEKTEEYDQESEKTEDFEQESNFSSPFYFKLLNPSFSVNQESSSEMKKIISLEGVCGEKDKEEEDDFRAEGKMVDEEFCYEIELIPSSHSSSLDQESDAHQKMEKNDSLNWMSSFLDEADESKSSLLDDDHENKATFDDDDEFIEMDPQSVKLSDDLDLDLERESDSSPSPSPSPSCVDANNSSQQKCWDSDDEHENDGVDVLSQHQNLVQQMKMELKSCRIRGLPTISEDSETPKMIEDLRPLEIDHKIGYKDVMDGIQRFYKSYTEKMRKLDILNYQTSQAISFLQLKETEAFTACKKRANSVLPRFLAGKVRRVYADPMHKTISELHSDLEVVYVGQMCLSWEILWWLDAKARELLDHDGEGRHSYNRTAEELQQFQVLMQRFMEDEQFEGHRIDNYVRSRCMIRSLLQVPTIKDDCAKTKEREERDDAITLETLVGTISETMVIFQEFVFGDKKVTNCGGLIAKVDDALQHGPLLEVVSSLDKKGRRMKEQMRGEKCIVRKLRKHQERGLDREMMAIEVDLRLVSRVLNMSRLSEDHLLWCRKKLNNINFVGKKLRRDACFLLFPC; translated from the exons ATGTATAGTTTTAGTAGTATTTTCTTGGCTTCTCTTTCTAGTGTGATGCTCAAGATTCTTGGCCTCATTCACAGACACGTTTACAT GTCAAAATCAAGTCTTGCTGAAGAAGAGAAGGGTTCCATGGATGAGAACTCTGTTTCATTTGGGAGCTGTTTGGTTGCTAAAAATAGTAAATGCCAAATTTTGTCGGCTAATAATGTGAGTGGATTCTTGGAAGAGCCTAAGGCAGTGGGATTTGTGGTCCAAGAATTGTTTGTCGGACCAGATAACTTTATTGTGGGGAGTGATCAGATCATTGCCTCTGAAATCATGGGATTAGATGAAAAGATGGAGAAATTTGGTCAAGGATCAGAAAAAACAGAGGAATATGATCAAGAATCAGAGAAAACAGAGGATTTTGAACAAGAATCAAACTTCTCCTCGCCCTTTTATTTCAAATTGTTGAATCCTTCTTTCTCTGTTAATCAAGAGAGTTCATCAGAAATGAAAAAGATTATTTCTTTAGAAGGTGTTTGTGGCGAAAAAGACAAAGAAGAGGAGGATGATTTTCGAGCTGAAGGGAAGATGGTGGATGAAGAATTTTGTTATGAAATCGAATTGATTCCCAGCAGCCATTCTTCAAGCCTGGATCAAGAATCGGATGCTCAtcagaaaatggaaaaaaatgatTCCTTGAACTGGATGAGTAGTTTTCTTGATGAGGCTGATGAATCAAAATCATCTCTATTAGACGATGATCATGAAAATAAGGCCacttttgatgatgatgatgagttcATAGAGATGGACCCTCAATCTGTGAAGCTTAGTGATGATTTGGATTTGgacttggagagagagagtgattcatctccatctccatctccatctccatcatGTGTTGATGCAAATAATAGTTCACAACAGAAGTGTTGGGATTCAGATGATGAACATGAAAATGATGGAGTAGATGTTTTGTCCCAACACCAGAATTTGGTGCAGCAGATGAAGATGGAGCTCAAGAGCTGCAGAATCAGAGGCCTTCCAACAATATCCGAGGACTCCGAAACTCCTAAGATGATTGAAGATTTGAGACCTCTTGAAATTGATCACAAGATTGGGTACAAGGATGTGATGGATGGAATTCAGAGATTCTACAAGAGCTATACAGAAAAAATGAGAAAACTGGACATCTTGAATTACCAGACATCACAAGCTATTA GTTTCTTACAGCTGAAGGAAACTGAGGCATTCACAGCATGCAAGAAAAGGGCTAACTCTGTTTTGCCAAGATTCTTGGCTGGGAAGGTGAGGAGGGTCTATGCTGATCCAATGCACAAAACTATAAGCGAGTTGCACAGCGATTTGGAGGTGGTGTATGTCGGCCAGATGTGTCTGTCGTGGGAGATTCTGTGGTGGCTCGATGCAAAAGCCCGTGAGCTGCTCGATCATGATGGTGAAGGGAGGCATTCCTACAACCGCACTGCTGAGGAGCTCCAGCAGTTTCAAGTCCTCATGCAGCGGTTCATGGAGGATGAGCAGTTTGAGGGGCATAGGATCGACAACTATGTCAGGAGCCGGTGCATGATCCGGAGCCTCCTCCAAGTCCCAACCATCAAGG ATGATTGTGCGAAGACGaaggagagagaggagagggatGACGCGATCACACTAGAAACATTGGTGGGGACCATAAGTGAGACAATGGTGATCTTTCAAGAATTCGTCTTTGGTGACAAGAAGGTGACAAATTGTGGTGGCCTAATTGCCAAGGTTGATGATGCCCTACAACATGGGCCTCTATTGGAAGTTGTCTCGAGCCTCGACAAG AAGGGGAGGAGGATGAAGGAGCAAATGAGGGGTGAAAAGTGCATCGTGAGGAAGTTGAGGAAGCATCAAGAGAGAGGGTTGGATAGAGAGATGATGGCAATTGAGGTGGATTTGAGATTGGTTTCGAGGGTTTTGAATATGTCAAGATTGAGCGAAGATCACTTGCTTTGGTGTCGGAAGAAATTGAATAACATTAATTTTGTGGGGAAGAAGCTTCGGAGGGATGCATGTTTTTTGCTTTTCCCTTGTTAG